CAATACTGACTTTGCTGCTTCCGCCGATAGCAGATAGGTCTGCGTAAGCTTCTTTAATAGATACCTCAGGATCTGAAAGTATTGTTTCAATAGACAAAACGGCATTTTCATTGTATGAAACTTTATTTGGACTCACGTCAGTTCTGATCTCTGCTGCTGGGTTTTTATAGGTGATGGATGACTTTTCATTAAAAGGATCTTTTATTTCAGAAGTCTCTCCATCTCTAGTAACAAGGAAAGAGTACTCGTATGTGCCTTCTTTTAAGTGATCAATCGTCACAAAGAAACGTTCTTCCTTAAGGGAATACTGCATATCATAAATCTGTCCATTCAACTTTGCCTGAACCTTTTCAATCGAATCCATTTTTCCCTGTTTGAACAGCGCCGGATCTCTAAAATAAAGAGTAAGACTGCCATTGTTTAGAAGAGGACCCGTAATAGAAGGGACCTGATAGAATTCACTCTGGCCGCTTTTGACAATAACCTTGGTGTACTTGTCATTCCCTGTTTTAATATAGCGGTCGGCTCCATAAGGATCCTTTTGATCCCAGCCTGTTCCTTTGCGAAGCACAAATCCCATTTGCTCACTCTGCTGGCCAATTTCAATCAATGCAACAGCCCCCTTGTCATTGACTTCGGTAAAATCTGCCTGCCCATCCTTTAAGCCAGTCTGCCAGGTCCAAATGTTCCAGCCTTCATAATCGTGATTGTCTCTTACATACGTAAACTCAATAAAACGACGGTTATCTCCAGCATTCCGATCGTCAAATTCCTCTTTTGAGTAATAAACGGTTTGGTCGCCCTCAGCGAGCCATACTTCTGCCTCATTTTGGCCATCAGGCATGGTGATGGTTCTGGAAACATCCTGAGTATCCCAGTTTCCGGGACGGGGAATGACATGGATTTTACTCGAAGGAACAGAAATCTCAGCTTGGGCAAATCCTTCTGTCCGGTTTGTAAATGGGTAAGCCTTGCCATTTTTTCCGTCCTCCCATGCCCATAAATCCCAATTGAATTGCTCACCGTCATCGCGCCAGTAGTTTATTGTATAGCTATTCATCTGACCGATAATGCTGAAGCTATGCTCCAGTGTATAGCCATTGAATTCGCCAATGACAGTTACGCTTCCTGCTTCAGCAGAATTGGAGATTGCCAGCTGATTATTTTTCACCTCAACGCCATTTGCTTCAGTTTTTAATCTCCAGGCTGGCTGCACATCTTCGATAGTGCCGTTGCTATGTACTAATTTGGCTGAAAGAGGAATCAGGGTATCTTTTACAGCATCAGCAGGCATTTCAGTCGTTAATCCGCTAATAGCCAGTAAGCTGTTTCCGTTACCAGTCTTGCTATTTGCCGGATCGGCAATCCAATTGCCGTCATCCAGAATAAATTTATATTCATAGACTCCAGGTGATAAATGAATAGTCTTTGACCATATATTGTTTTCGCCTTTCGTCATTGCCAATGCTCCATCTTGCCAGCCGGTAAAACTGCCGGCGACCCGGACCTGCTGAGCTTCTCCCTGATAGGAGAAAGTAACTTGACTCCCGTCTATTACTGGACTTTCGCCTGTGCTGGCAGAGGATGAATGCGGGTGAATTCCTGTGAATAAACTGAGAATCAGGCTTAGGAGCATGATCAAGATGCCAGCTTTCCTATATTTGTCCATAAAATTCCCTCCCTATAATTGGTTAGCTAAAGTGTGTAAGGGTGTAGTGCAAGCGATTGCACCAAGAAGCAAATGAAATCGCTTGCAGATACTTAAGGAAATTCTAACATCATAATAGGGAAAGCTCATGGGCAGAAA
This window of the Cytobacillus pseudoceanisediminis genome carries:
- a CDS encoding alpha-amylase family glycosyl hydrolase codes for the protein MDKYRKAGILIMLLSLILSLFTGIHPHSSSASTGESPVIDGSQVTFSYQGEAQQVRVAGSFTGWQDGALAMTKGENNIWSKTIHLSPGVYEYKFILDDGNWIADPANSKTGNGNSLLAISGLTTEMPADAVKDTLIPLSAKLVHSNGTIEDVQPAWRLKTEANGVEVKNNQLAISNSAEAGSVTVIGEFNGYTLEHSFSIIGQMNSYTINYWRDDGEQFNWDLWAWEDGKNGKAYPFTNRTEGFAQAEISVPSSKIHVIPRPGNWDTQDVSRTITMPDGQNEAEVWLAEGDQTVYYSKEEFDDRNAGDNRRFIEFTYVRDNHDYEGWNIWTWQTGLKDGQADFTEVNDKGAVALIEIGQQSEQMGFVLRKGTGWDQKDPYGADRYIKTGNDKYTKVIVKSGQSEFYQVPSITGPLLNNGSLTLYFRDPALFKQGKMDSIEKVQAKLNGQIYDMQYSLKEERFFVTIDHLKEGTYEYSFLVTRDGETSEIKDPFNEKSSITYKNPAAEIRTDVSPNKVSYNENAVLSIETILSDPEVSIKEAYADLSAIGGSSKVSIDPALNAHTISIDQSVTAGIKKLPITVIDEYGNFHAGEASVEVKTRTFSGKKDDFDWDEARIYFMLTDRFNNGDSTNDDPNHSNYDTSHLETYHGGDFQGVIERLDYLEDLGINTIWITPIVDNINWDLRHDKDGNQYGYHGYWAKDFTKLDEHLGDIKTFQELLEKAHDRGIKVMVDVVLNHTGYGLKENDPSIGLGIPNFPSDADRERFAGMLRDGGNDTIRGELAGLPDFKTEEEEVRRQIIDWQTDWLEKARTDRGDTIDYFRVDTVKHVEHTTWKAFKNALTEIRPDFKIIGEYYGGHIDEHGGFLNSGEMDSILDFDFKHTAADFINGKIDAAEAKLQARNDKLSNTAALGQFLSSHDEDGFLITSAGNDWGKMKIASALQITAKGQPVIYYGEEIGLSGKHAGDMDKGEFNENRYDFDWSLIGNDMHKHYQKLLNIRKDYSAVFSKGTREKLAGRDANGYLVFNRSYNGINAVVGINTMTDKKKVTVKVPFAAGSKVIDQYSGKKYSVDKNQQIKVKLPGRNEGGTVILVLDEKRD